A window from Acidimicrobiia bacterium encodes these proteins:
- a CDS encoding SDR family oxidoreductase produces the protein MSLFDAFRYDGKRALVVGGASGMGAATAELARDAGAEVIALDHAEVTLPGVTALHVDLSDAASIDAAVGECGGRVDALFACAGVADGTAGIERINFVGHRHLIDRLLADDMLPAGSAIGFISSAAGLGWEANLSELDELLDTTGFDEATRWFHDNGKADYMSTKQAVCAYVAREAFGFMKRGIRLNAICPGPTDTPLAQANKEMWLGFGADYRAEVGIEASSALEQAYPLVFLCSDAAAAIAGVTLISDAGYVSAGVTGAFPAATPMTDMLLGRG, from the coding sequence GTGAGCCTCTTCGATGCGTTCCGCTACGACGGCAAGCGGGCACTCGTCGTGGGCGGTGCGAGCGGCATGGGTGCCGCCACGGCGGAACTCGCCCGCGACGCCGGTGCCGAGGTCATTGCGCTGGACCACGCCGAGGTCACGCTCCCGGGGGTCACGGCTCTCCACGTCGATCTGTCCGATGCCGCGTCGATCGACGCGGCAGTCGGGGAGTGCGGCGGTAGGGTGGACGCCCTCTTCGCGTGCGCCGGCGTGGCCGACGGCACGGCGGGGATCGAGCGGATCAACTTCGTCGGCCACCGCCACCTGATCGACCGACTGCTCGCCGACGACATGCTCCCCGCCGGCTCCGCCATCGGGTTCATCTCGTCGGCGGCGGGCCTGGGGTGGGAGGCGAACCTGAGCGAGCTCGACGAGCTGCTCGACACCACCGGCTTCGACGAGGCCACGCGCTGGTTCCACGACAACGGCAAGGCCGACTACATGTCGACGAAACAGGCCGTGTGCGCCTACGTCGCCCGCGAGGCATTCGGCTTCATGAAGCGGGGCATCCGGCTGAACGCCATCTGCCCGGGCCCGACCGACACACCGCTCGCCCAGGCCAACAAGGAGATGTGGCTCGGCTTCGGCGCCGACTACCGGGCCGAGGTGGGGATCGAGGCCTCATCGGCCCTGGAGCAGGCCTACCCGTTGGTGTTCCTGTGCAGCGACGCTGCAGCGGCGATCGCCGGGGTCACGCTGATCTCCGACGCGGGCTACGTGAGCGCCGGTGTGACAGGTGCCTTTCCCGCTGCCACACCCATGACCGACATGCTGCTCGGTCGTGGGTGA
- a CDS encoding TIGR03619 family F420-dependent LLM class oxidoreductase: MNPPQLTLMLRTFSPEAPESWDPVLELARAADSAGIDRVVISDHVVFGENLDAYSRPETGGVAGGKQPTGPDGHWLEPLTTLSVLCGMTSRVRLGTNILQAALRRPVVLAKAAATLDVLSNGRLDLGVGVGWQREEYEAAGLDFGSRGRQLDLTLEVCQMLWREDRTSVDLPGLSFDGIHMMPKPVQDGGVPIWVSGRLNDRVVKRLARFGSSWIPWGEDAQHLASSIPRMRDAVTELGGHGDAIGVAGALPTVLRHDRSIDLDATMAGVGALVDAGVTDFRAGLPVPDDRDDAAEFLRAVAGRFRDATR; this comes from the coding sequence GTGAACCCTCCCCAGTTGACGTTGATGCTCCGGACGTTCTCGCCGGAAGCGCCAGAGAGCTGGGATCCTGTGCTGGAACTCGCTCGCGCCGCGGACAGCGCGGGCATCGACCGTGTCGTGATCTCGGACCACGTCGTGTTCGGCGAGAACCTCGACGCCTACTCGCGACCGGAGACGGGCGGCGTGGCAGGCGGGAAGCAACCCACGGGCCCCGACGGTCACTGGCTCGAGCCCCTCACGACGCTGTCGGTGCTGTGCGGCATGACCTCCCGTGTCCGCCTCGGCACGAACATCCTCCAGGCCGCCCTCCGGCGACCCGTGGTGCTCGCCAAGGCCGCCGCGACGCTCGACGTGCTCTCGAACGGCCGCCTCGACCTGGGTGTCGGTGTCGGCTGGCAGCGCGAGGAGTACGAGGCGGCGGGTCTCGACTTCGGGTCCCGCGGGCGTCAGCTCGACCTCACGTTGGAGGTGTGTCAGATGCTCTGGCGAGAGGACCGCACGTCCGTCGATCTCCCCGGGCTGAGCTTCGACGGCATCCACATGATGCCGAAACCCGTGCAGGACGGCGGTGTGCCGATCTGGGTGAGCGGTCGTCTCAACGACCGGGTCGTGAAGCGCCTGGCACGATTCGGCTCGTCGTGGATCCCGTGGGGCGAGGACGCCCAGCACCTCGCATCGAGCATCCCGCGCATGCGTGATGCCGTCACGGAGCTCGGTGGTCACGGAGACGCCATCGGTGTCGCCGGGGCACTCCCGACCGTTCTCCGCCACGACCGCAGCATCGACCTCGACGCCACCATGGCCGGCGTGGGCGCGCTCGTCGACGCGGGCGTCACCGACTTCCGGGCCGGGCTCCCCGTGCCGGACGACCGCGACGACGCGGCCGAGTTCCTCCGTGCGGTGGCCGGCCGGTTCCGCGACGCCACGCGCTGA
- a CDS encoding class I SAM-dependent methyltransferase: MSWEMVDEGWGRRAVEFATLTEPSNCREYVRVHQRLCVGDGDRLLDMACGSGLALELAHARGARCSGIDASARLVSVARDRNPDSDLRVGDMEALPWDDESFDLVTSFRGIWSTTPGALDEAHRVLDSGGRIAITVWGDVVSSTGGWMMAPFLWATDDKVQHQIDMISLGEPGVGESVLGDHGFVDVERFEVPFVFEYADPETYERGLAATGPAYEAIQSIGEAEFIARATALATEHARVGVPLRGEIQLFGLIGTKRAAAP; encoded by the coding sequence ATGTCGTGGGAGATGGTCGACGAGGGTTGGGGGCGACGGGCCGTCGAGTTCGCCACGCTGACCGAACCGTCCAACTGCCGGGAGTACGTCCGGGTCCACCAGAGGCTCTGCGTCGGTGACGGTGACCGCCTTCTCGACATGGCCTGCGGGTCCGGGCTCGCTCTCGAACTGGCGCACGCACGGGGCGCTCGGTGCTCGGGAATCGACGCCTCCGCTCGGCTCGTGTCCGTCGCCCGCGACCGCAACCCCGACAGCGACCTCCGTGTGGGCGACATGGAAGCCCTCCCGTGGGACGACGAGAGCTTCGACCTCGTCACGAGCTTCCGTGGGATCTGGAGCACCACCCCGGGGGCGCTCGACGAGGCCCATCGTGTGCTGGATTCGGGGGGACGTATCGCCATCACCGTGTGGGGCGACGTCGTGTCATCAACAGGGGGATGGATGATGGCTCCGTTCCTGTGGGCGACCGACGACAAGGTCCAACATCAAATCGACATGATCTCGCTCGGGGAGCCGGGGGTCGGCGAATCGGTCCTGGGTGATCACGGTTTCGTCGACGTCGAGCGCTTCGAGGTCCCGTTCGTCTTCGAGTACGCGGACCCGGAGACCTACGAGCGGGGCCTCGCGGCAACGGGTCCCGCCTATGAGGCGATCCAGAGCATCGGTGAGGCGGAGTTCATCGCCCGCGCCACGGCTCTGGCCACCGAGCACGCGCGCGTTGGCGTTCCGTTGCGCGGCGAGATCCAGCTGTTCGGCCTCATCGGTACCAAACGGGCGGCAGCACCGTGA
- a CDS encoding helix-turn-helix transcriptional regulator, whose amino-acid sequence MARRRPGTLLPLEIDILRLAVEERRSGDGWIHGFALAKQMQEAGASKRLTAHGTLYKALGRLDSGGLLEDRWEDPEAALAEGRPRRRLYRVTAEGEAALARATAEENVGTGRVTPGVAPA is encoded by the coding sequence ATGGCACGACGGCGACCGGGAACACTGCTCCCCCTCGAGATCGACATCCTGCGCTTGGCCGTCGAGGAGCGGCGCTCGGGTGACGGTTGGATCCACGGCTTCGCCCTGGCCAAGCAGATGCAGGAGGCCGGCGCCTCCAAACGGCTGACGGCCCACGGGACCCTCTACAAGGCGCTGGGCCGGCTCGACTCGGGCGGTCTTCTCGAGGACCGGTGGGAGGACCCCGAGGCCGCTCTCGCCGAGGGCCGACCGCGTCGGCGCCTCTACCGGGTCACGGCCGAGGGCGAGGCCGCGCTCGCCCGCGCCACGGCGGAAGAGAACGTCGGAACGGGGCGCGTCACGCCCGGAGTGGCACCGGCATGA
- a CDS encoding dihydrofolate reductase family protein, with product MGSSPIVSTAAGTASVSNRNVLRASGRHSESGMAKLIYIANVSVDGYTEDAHGGFDWTEPSDEVFAFITELVRPAGTYLYGRRMYETMAVWETDPALAGQSELMADFASVWQAADKVVYSTTLDVASTAKTRLERRFDPDAIRAMKASSGSDMTIGGPAIAAHAFNAGLIDECHLFVSPLLLGGAKPAFSGGAHIELELLEEHRFAGGVVHLGYRSRS from the coding sequence GTGGGTTCGAGTCCCATCGTCTCCACCGCCGCAGGAACCGCCTCGGTCTCCAACCGGAACGTCCTGCGCGCCTCAGGCCGGCACTCGGAGAGCGGCATGGCGAAGCTGATCTACATCGCGAACGTGTCCGTGGACGGCTACACCGAGGACGCGCACGGCGGGTTCGACTGGACCGAGCCCAGTGACGAGGTGTTCGCCTTCATCACGGAGCTCGTGCGCCCTGCCGGCACCTACCTCTACGGACGGCGGATGTACGAGACCATGGCGGTCTGGGAGACCGACCCGGCCCTGGCCGGCCAGTCGGAGCTCATGGCCGACTTCGCGAGCGTCTGGCAGGCGGCCGACAAGGTCGTCTACTCCACGACGCTGGATGTCGCCTCGACCGCCAAGACGCGGCTCGAGCGTCGTTTCGATCCCGATGCGATCCGGGCGATGAAGGCGTCGTCCGGTAGCGACATGACAATCGGCGGGCCGGCGATCGCGGCGCACGCGTTCAACGCGGGGCTGATCGACGAATGCCACCTCTTCGTTTCTCCGCTGCTTCTCGGTGGAGCAAAGCCCGCATTCTCCGGGGGTGCTCACATCGAGTTGGAGCTGTTGGAGGAGCACCGGTTCGCCGGCGGCGTCGTGCACCTCGGCTACCGCAGCCGGAGCTGA
- a CDS encoding YdeI/OmpD-associated family protein → MPNSEVDRYIEQSEMWPREITDLRPILLGCGLAEEIKWGKPCYSHGGRNIAIVQEMKDFLALMFFKGALMKDPDGVLEDQGPNSRSARRICITTSDDVTRLADTIAAYVHESIAIEEAGLDVGPPPELTPPDELQHRLDEDPAFRDAFESLTPGRRREYTMYISSAKQSKTRKARVDKYAPRILRGEGMRDRPG, encoded by the coding sequence ATGCCGAACTCCGAGGTCGATCGCTACATCGAGCAATCCGAGATGTGGCCACGCGAGATCACCGATCTGCGGCCGATCCTGCTCGGATGCGGATTGGCCGAGGAGATCAAGTGGGGCAAGCCCTGTTACAGCCACGGCGGCAGGAACATCGCCATCGTCCAGGAGATGAAGGACTTCCTGGCCCTCATGTTCTTCAAGGGTGCCCTGATGAAGGACCCCGACGGCGTCCTCGAGGATCAGGGACCCAACTCGCGGTCGGCTCGGCGCATCTGCATCACCACATCCGACGACGTCACCCGCCTCGCCGACACGATCGCGGCGTACGTCCACGAGTCCATTGCCATCGAGGAGGCCGGCCTCGACGTCGGGCCGCCACCCGAGCTCACCCCTCCTGACGAGCTCCAGCACCGACTCGACGAGGACCCGGCGTTCAGAGATGCGTTCGAGAGCCTGACTCCCGGGCGGCGACGGGAGTACACCATGTACATCTCGTCGGCCAAACAGTCGAAGACGCGAAAGGCGCGCGTCGACAAGTACGCCCCCAGGATCCTGCGCGGCGAAGGCATGCGGGACCGACCCGGTTAG
- a CDS encoding acyl-CoA dehydrogenase family protein, translated as MDFEHSERSRIIQEQVERFIRERVLPNEQTYEEQLAHADDWREWRIPPIVEELKAEAKGLGLWNLFLPDEEYGAGLDNRDYAPVAELTGRSFLAPEVFNCSAPDTGNAEVLVQYGSDLQKEQWLVPLLEGEIRSGFSMTEPAVASSDATNMKATAELDGHEVVLNGQKWWTSGAGDPRCRFLIFMGVTDPDADRHRRHSMVVVPIDSPGVTILRMVPVFGHLGEPHGHAEILFDNVRLPADNIIAGPGRGFEIAQGRLGPGRIHHCMRAIGAAERALERLCERAVDRVAFGKPLVNLGGNRDIIADCRMDIDQARLLTWRAAWELDKAGTMGALVSISAIKVVAPNVLQSVVDAAIQIHGGEGVADPELSHLMGMARALRLADGPDEVHRAMVARLEVGKYR; from the coding sequence ATGGACTTCGAGCACTCCGAACGGTCCCGCATCATCCAGGAGCAGGTCGAGCGGTTCATCCGCGAGCGTGTGCTTCCCAACGAACAGACGTATGAGGAACAGCTGGCCCACGCCGACGACTGGCGGGAGTGGCGGATCCCGCCGATCGTCGAGGAACTGAAGGCCGAGGCCAAGGGCCTCGGGCTCTGGAACCTCTTCCTGCCCGACGAGGAGTACGGCGCCGGACTGGACAACCGCGACTACGCACCGGTCGCCGAGCTCACGGGCCGCAGCTTCCTCGCCCCCGAGGTGTTCAACTGCTCCGCTCCCGACACCGGCAACGCGGAGGTACTGGTCCAGTACGGATCGGACCTCCAGAAGGAGCAGTGGCTCGTACCCCTCCTGGAGGGTGAGATCCGGTCGGGTTTCTCCATGACCGAGCCCGCCGTCGCCTCCAGCGACGCCACCAACATGAAGGCCACCGCGGAGCTCGACGGCCACGAGGTCGTGCTCAACGGGCAGAAATGGTGGACGAGCGGTGCCGGCGACCCGAGGTGCCGGTTCCTGATCTTCATGGGTGTCACCGACCCCGACGCCGATCGGCACCGACGCCACTCCATGGTCGTCGTCCCCATCGACAGTCCGGGCGTGACGATCCTGCGGATGGTGCCCGTGTTCGGTCACCTCGGAGAGCCGCACGGCCACGCCGAGATCCTGTTCGACAACGTTCGGCTACCCGCCGACAACATCATCGCGGGTCCGGGGCGGGGTTTCGAGATCGCGCAGGGCCGGCTCGGCCCCGGTCGGATCCACCACTGCATGCGCGCCATCGGGGCGGCGGAGCGGGCCCTCGAACGGCTGTGCGAGCGGGCGGTCGACCGGGTCGCGTTCGGAAAGCCGCTGGTCAACCTCGGTGGGAATCGCGACATCATCGCCGACTGCCGCATGGACATCGACCAGGCACGCCTGCTCACGTGGCGAGCGGCCTGGGAGCTCGACAAGGCCGGAACCATGGGCGCCCTCGTGAGCATCTCGGCCATCAAGGTCGTCGCTCCCAACGTGTTGCAGAGCGTCGTCGACGCGGCGATCCAGATCCACGGGGGAGAAGGCGTGGCCGATCCCGAGCTCAGCCACCTGATGGGGATGGCCCGCGCTCTACGACTTGCCGACGGTCCCGACGAGGTCCACCGGGCGATGGTCGCCCGCCTCGAGGTGGGCAAGTACCGGTAG
- a CDS encoding alpha/beta hydrolase produces the protein MTRGSVVVAMSVLVAACSGGGERSAESEQSSASTTRLSPSSSEAPGTTAPCNTDASTTLDVPYAVHDDSEPVLTSLDVYSPERDSCEPLPVVVWVHGGSWVTGDKANGIADKAALFNDTDYVFVSINYRLTDVEADEPLRYPTHNEDVAEALAWVVENIGEYGGDPGRMAVLGHSAGAGIIAALATDARYLNAHELGLDALDCVAPLDTEAFDVPRVMRGGPRVVRTYTNVFGSDPDVWVEASPIAHVAGDSDIPPFLLARRGSPDRRSMVDDFATALSEASVVVTIIDAAGLTHEEIRTSIGAADDDVLTPPLMAFLENCFSPQRG, from the coding sequence ATGACCCGAGGGTCCGTCGTCGTGGCGATGTCGGTGCTCGTCGCAGCGTGTAGCGGTGGCGGTGAGAGGAGCGCAGAGAGCGAGCAGTCGTCGGCTTCGACGACCAGGCTCAGCCCGTCCTCGTCGGAGGCACCGGGCACGACCGCGCCGTGCAACACCGACGCATCGACGACGCTGGACGTTCCGTACGCTGTGCACGACGACAGCGAGCCTGTCCTGACGAGCCTCGACGTCTACTCGCCGGAGCGCGACTCCTGCGAGCCCCTTCCCGTGGTCGTGTGGGTCCACGGCGGCAGCTGGGTCACGGGAGACAAGGCCAACGGCATTGCCGACAAGGCTGCTCTCTTCAACGACACCGACTACGTCTTCGTGAGCATCAACTACCGACTGACCGACGTCGAGGCCGACGAGCCGCTCCGGTACCCCACACACAACGAGGACGTGGCGGAGGCGTTGGCCTGGGTCGTGGAGAACATCGGCGAGTACGGGGGTGATCCTGGCCGGATGGCCGTGCTGGGCCATTCGGCGGGAGCGGGCATCATCGCCGCACTCGCCACGGACGCCCGGTATCTGAACGCCCATGAGCTCGGCCTCGACGCATTGGACTGCGTTGCCCCCCTCGACACCGAGGCCTTCGACGTCCCGAGGGTGATGCGGGGTGGCCCGAGAGTCGTGAGGACCTACACGAACGTGTTCGGCTCAGACCCCGACGTATGGGTCGAGGCATCGCCGATCGCCCACGTCGCAGGCGACAGCGACATCCCGCCGTTTCTCCTCGCGCGGCGGGGTTCTCCCGACCGTCGGTCGATGGTGGACGACTTCGCCACGGCTCTCTCGGAGGCGTCCGTCGTCGTCACGATCATCGACGCGGCCGGCCTCACACACGAAGAGATCAGAACGAGCATCGGCGCGGCCGACGACGACGTGTTGACGCCCCCGCTCATGGCGTTCCTGGAGAACTGCTTCTCACCACAACGGGGTTGA
- a CDS encoding cation transporter — MIESRRSSSSDDERIRHRRYALVLAWATIGWNSIEAIVAIAGGRAAGSIALVGFGLNSVVEVGSAVVVIWQFTGGDREREERALRLIALSFFVFATYVIGRALWDLTSNTEPAESAVGIVLAAASLVVMPLLAMTKRRLGRRMGSRTVVADSSQTLLCAYLSAVLLVGLLANATLGWWWADPLAALVIAGLAIREGREAWRGETCCEV; from the coding sequence ATGATCGAGTCCCGTCGCAGCTCGTCGTCAGACGACGAGCGGATCCGGCATCGCCGGTACGCGCTCGTCCTGGCCTGGGCGACGATCGGGTGGAACAGCATCGAGGCGATCGTGGCGATCGCCGGCGGTCGTGCCGCCGGATCGATCGCGCTCGTCGGCTTCGGGTTGAACTCGGTCGTCGAGGTGGGCTCCGCTGTTGTGGTGATCTGGCAGTTCACCGGCGGGGACCGCGAGCGCGAGGAGCGGGCGCTCCGGCTGATCGCGCTCAGCTTCTTCGTGTTCGCGACCTACGTCATCGGGCGCGCGCTGTGGGATCTCACCTCGAACACCGAGCCTGCCGAGTCAGCGGTCGGAATCGTTCTTGCCGCCGCCTCCCTCGTCGTCATGCCGCTCCTCGCGATGACCAAACGGCGACTTGGCCGACGGATGGGCTCGCGTACCGTCGTGGCCGACAGCTCGCAGACCCTTCTCTGCGCGTACCTCTCCGCCGTGCTGCTCGTCGGACTGCTCGCCAACGCAACGCTCGGCTGGTGGTGGGCCGACCCTCTCGCGGCCCTCGTCATCGCCGGCCTCGCCATCCGCGAAGGCCGCGAGGCCTGGCGTGGTGAGACCTGCTGCGAGGTCTGA
- a CDS encoding metalloregulator ArsR/SmtB family transcription factor has product MYYLLHAANGVDLEALGRIGTALADATRRRLLIELLEGPRYPSDLVAALGLTKANVSNHLNCLRGCGLVVAEREGRRVRYELADRRLARALGQLTELALPPPAGCEHDPTTKR; this is encoded by the coding sequence GTGTACTATTTGCTGCATGCTGCGAACGGAGTCGACCTGGAAGCGCTGGGCCGGATCGGCACCGCTCTCGCCGATGCGACCCGGCGACGGCTGCTCATCGAGCTCCTGGAGGGCCCGCGGTATCCGAGCGACCTCGTCGCCGCCCTCGGGCTCACGAAGGCCAACGTCTCCAATCACCTGAACTGCCTCAGGGGCTGCGGGCTGGTCGTTGCCGAGCGGGAGGGTCGACGGGTCCGCTACGAGTTGGCGGACCGGCGCCTCGCCCGTGCGCTGGGCCAGCTCACCGAACTCGCCCTGCCGCCGCCCGCCGGCTGCGAGCACGATCCGACGACGAAGCGGTGA
- a CDS encoding alpha/beta fold hydrolase, with product MRRAVVAGGALVGVTTAVFGLRRRYRRDLAAARDRLHNLASEVIQTEFGRLEYAERGAGHPLLVSHGIFHGCDGGLLSVRDIVDERRTVVPSRFGYLGSTLPPDATGAMQADAFVALLDHLGLDTVDVVAISAGTTAATQLVLRHPERVDRLVVSSGNLPGSRTAEVPPEWAKLFYSDPAMWALMTFARPVFAKLMGVPEGLPRNASEARVVDELLASIFPVGFRAEGAIFDAYVSNPEMTGCPLEELRVPVLLVHARDDPLAAYDAAVEASQRIPDAVLVGLDSGGHLQLGQAERVRSEIRSFLTRRGAERFSAPQV from the coding sequence GTGCGGAGAGCAGTGGTTGCAGGTGGGGCGCTGGTCGGTGTCACCACAGCTGTGTTCGGTCTCCGCCGTCGGTACCGACGAGACCTCGCCGCCGCGCGCGATCGGTTGCACAACCTCGCCAGCGAGGTGATCCAGACCGAGTTCGGGAGGCTGGAGTACGCCGAGCGGGGGGCCGGCCACCCCTTGCTCGTGAGCCATGGGATCTTCCACGGCTGCGACGGTGGATTGCTGTCGGTGCGTGACATCGTCGACGAGCGTCGCACCGTCGTCCCGTCGCGATTCGGGTACCTCGGGTCCACACTTCCGCCCGACGCCACGGGTGCGATGCAGGCCGACGCCTTCGTCGCACTCCTCGACCACCTCGGCCTCGACACAGTCGACGTCGTCGCGATCTCTGCCGGAACGACAGCAGCGACCCAGCTCGTACTCCGTCATCCCGAGCGGGTCGACCGCCTCGTCGTCAGCTCGGGCAACCTTCCGGGCAGTAGAACGGCTGAGGTACCGCCGGAATGGGCGAAACTCTTCTACTCCGACCCCGCGATGTGGGCACTGATGACCTTTGCGCGACCGGTCTTCGCGAAGCTCATGGGGGTGCCCGAGGGTCTGCCCCGCAACGCATCCGAAGCGCGTGTGGTCGACGAGCTGCTCGCGAGCATCTTCCCGGTCGGTTTCAGGGCCGAGGGTGCGATCTTCGACGCCTACGTCTCGAATCCCGAGATGACCGGATGTCCCCTGGAGGAGCTCCGAGTACCGGTGTTGCTTGTCCATGCCCGGGACGACCCGCTGGCAGCGTACGACGCCGCGGTCGAGGCGTCGCAACGCATCCCTGACGCCGTGCTGGTCGGTCTCGATTCGGGTGGGCACCTCCAGCTCGGCCAGGCCGAGCGCGTCCGGTCCGAGATCCGGTCGTTTCTCACGCGTCGAGGAGCGGAGCGGTTCAGCGCTCCACAGGTCTAG
- a CDS encoding HPF/RaiA family ribosome-associated protein — protein MSKQADPATVDGSLRLGGGVHEEERARIVKHWGRLDQRLRSFRSDEVDMEISVKDRDTPSQHTTLETWIARRPRLVATSTKTDFGSALTEVRDDMIRQLTDAKNRTEPRNNRHRRRR, from the coding sequence ATGAGCAAGCAGGCTGATCCGGCAACGGTCGACGGGAGTCTCCGCCTCGGTGGAGGGGTCCACGAGGAGGAGCGTGCCCGGATCGTGAAACACTGGGGACGCCTCGATCAGCGCCTTCGCTCCTTCCGCTCCGACGAGGTCGACATGGAGATCTCCGTCAAGGACCGCGACACCCCGAGTCAGCACACCACCCTCGAGACGTGGATCGCCCGGCGCCCCCGTCTCGTGGCGACCTCGACGAAGACCGACTTCGGATCCGCGCTCACCGAGGTGCGCGACGACATGATCCGCCAACTCACGGACGCCAAGAACCGCACCGAACCGCGCAACAACCGCCACCGCCGCCGACGCTGA
- a CDS encoding DUF523 and DUF1722 domain-containing protein encodes MAADSPTIRLGISSCLLGGEVRFDGGHKRDGFLVETVGPLVEWVPICPEVEMGLGTPREPIRLVRWDEGVRLVGVRSDTDHTEGMEEFARERVTELAREDLDGYILKKSSPSCGLLRVKTYTEEGNPADPDVGRFAAVLVEALPLLPVEEEGRLNDPTLRETFFERVFALHRFRREVLDDPSPRALVEFHARHKYVLLAHSPEAYSGLGRLVADAGREPLPELLDVYGRGLATALAEPATRGRHVNVLQHLLGFVSDEIDDHDRAELVAQIDDYGSGLVPLIVPVTLLRHHFGRGTGHAWARNQAYLEPSPRELMLRNHV; translated from the coding sequence GTGGCGGCGGACTCTCCGACAATCCGTCTCGGGATCTCGTCGTGCCTCCTCGGCGGCGAGGTCCGCTTCGACGGCGGGCACAAGCGTGACGGGTTCCTCGTGGAGACGGTCGGGCCGCTGGTCGAGTGGGTACCCATCTGCCCCGAAGTCGAGATGGGTCTCGGGACTCCCCGGGAGCCGATCCGACTGGTTCGGTGGGACGAGGGTGTCCGGCTCGTCGGCGTCCGCTCGGACACCGATCACACCGAGGGGATGGAGGAGTTCGCCCGGGAGAGGGTGACCGAGCTCGCCCGAGAGGATCTCGACGGGTACATCCTGAAGAAGTCGTCACCGAGCTGCGGCCTCTTACGCGTCAAGACGTACACCGAGGAGGGGAATCCCGCCGACCCCGATGTCGGGAGGTTCGCCGCGGTTCTCGTCGAGGCGCTTCCGCTCCTTCCGGTCGAGGAGGAGGGCCGGCTCAACGATCCGACGCTACGGGAGACGTTCTTCGAAAGAGTCTTCGCCCTGCACCGCTTCCGCCGCGAGGTCCTCGACGACCCGTCACCGCGCGCTCTCGTCGAGTTCCACGCCCGCCACAAGTACGTGCTCCTCGCTCATTCCCCGGAGGCCTACTCCGGGCTCGGACGGCTGGTCGCCGACGCCGGTCGTGAGCCTCTGCCGGAACTGCTCGACGTCTACGGCCGCGGGCTCGCCACCGCGCTAGCGGAGCCCGCCACGCGTGGGCGACACGTCAACGTCCTCCAGCACCTGCTCGGGTTCGTCAGCGACGAGATCGACGACCACGACCGCGCGGAACTCGTGGCGCAGATCGACGACTACGGCTCGGGCCTCGTACCCCTGATCGTCCCGGTCACACTGCTGCGCCACCACTTCGGACGGGGCACCGGTCACGCCTGGGCCCGGAACCAGGCGTACCTCGAACCGTCGCCGCGCGAGCTGATGTTGCGCAACCACGTCTGA
- a CDS encoding SRPBCC family protein — translation MNGSVTVHMAASPSDVWELVSDVTRIGEFSPETFEAEWIDGATGPELGAKFRGHVRRNGWWPPYWTTCIVVACEPNREFAFGVGGSDRILNRWGYVLEASDGGTDVTESFALTPTLPLRLYWAIAGWMRSRTNHDGMTETLKRIKAVVE, via the coding sequence ATGAACGGGTCGGTCACGGTTCACATGGCGGCGAGTCCATCCGACGTGTGGGAACTCGTAAGCGACGTCACGCGGATCGGCGAGTTCAGCCCCGAGACCTTCGAGGCCGAGTGGATCGACGGTGCGACCGGGCCGGAGCTCGGCGCGAAGTTCCGCGGTCATGTGCGCCGTAACGGATGGTGGCCGCCCTACTGGACGACCTGCATTGTCGTGGCCTGCGAGCCGAACCGCGAGTTCGCGTTCGGCGTGGGAGGCTCCGACCGGATCCTGAACCGCTGGGGCTACGTGCTCGAGGCGTCCGACGGTGGAACCGACGTGACCGAGTCGTTCGCGCTGACGCCGACGCTCCCCCTCCGTCTGTACTGGGCGATCGCGGGCTGGATGCGCTCCCGCACGAACCATGACGGCATGACCGAGACCCTGAAGCGCATCAAGGCGGTCGTGGAGTAG